The following coding sequences lie in one Candidatus Eremiobacterota bacterium genomic window:
- a CDS encoding HAMP domain-containing histidine kinase has product MSDAFAPFARRLTRSYVILALALIVLVVAATSVLAFLLDVGTLNEAIAGDAHRLTQRALAYQRAHQPLRAYAPIIVGEIGGPRVGVHVYDDDHQLLARSERGRAGPPGRFTAAVAMLSGVRPAVVDVPGGTIVVVPDLEGFARLLARYLAFVLPIGALAVIVAWIVGRAISRRAIAPLHDVARALRRIAAGELPEPLNAGESSIRELTAAYNALAHRLAAATLERERNELQMRQFVADAGHELRTPLTIVMGYLEILQQGIVGEAAVGDVYETMLAQSRRMRASIEKLILLARLERPQPPQTEAVDAGALTQRVAEALRPLAGDRIGLTIPPSSCIVAADEGELYEALRNVVENAIRYAPESPISIDVSCENSLVTIVVSDRGPGMEPRDLENAFDRFYRGGTRSGEGSGLGLAIAKRAVERIGGTIELKSRRGLGTQVTIALPRARET; this is encoded by the coding sequence GTGTCTGACGCCTTTGCGCCGTTCGCGCGCCGGCTGACGCGCAGCTACGTCATCCTCGCTCTGGCACTGATCGTTCTCGTCGTTGCGGCCACGAGCGTGCTGGCTTTCCTTCTCGATGTCGGTACCTTGAACGAAGCGATCGCCGGCGACGCACACCGCCTCACCCAACGCGCGCTCGCCTACCAGCGCGCGCACCAGCCGCTGCGTGCTTACGCTCCCATCATCGTTGGCGAAATCGGCGGTCCGCGGGTGGGCGTGCACGTGTATGACGACGATCACCAGCTGCTGGCGCGCAGCGAGCGCGGCCGCGCGGGACCGCCCGGGCGGTTTACGGCTGCCGTCGCCATGTTATCGGGAGTGCGCCCGGCTGTCGTGGATGTACCAGGAGGGACGATCGTCGTGGTCCCCGACCTCGAGGGCTTCGCGCGTTTGCTCGCACGCTATCTCGCGTTCGTCCTACCGATCGGCGCACTCGCCGTCATCGTAGCTTGGATCGTTGGCCGCGCAATTTCGCGGCGCGCGATCGCTCCGCTGCACGACGTCGCGAGGGCCTTGCGCCGCATCGCCGCCGGCGAACTTCCCGAGCCGCTGAACGCGGGCGAAAGTAGCATCCGCGAGCTCACCGCGGCATATAATGCGCTGGCCCATCGGCTCGCGGCCGCAACGCTCGAGCGCGAGCGAAACGAGTTGCAGATGCGCCAGTTCGTCGCGGATGCCGGTCACGAGCTGCGCACGCCGTTAACCATCGTGATGGGTTATCTCGAAATTCTCCAACAAGGAATCGTCGGCGAGGCGGCGGTGGGCGACGTCTATGAAACGATGTTGGCCCAGAGCCGCCGGATGCGAGCCTCGATCGAAAAACTTATTCTCCTAGCGCGGCTGGAGCGGCCCCAGCCACCGCAAACTGAGGCGGTTGACGCCGGGGCGCTGACGCAACGTGTCGCCGAAGCGCTGCGTCCGCTGGCAGGCGATCGCATTGGCCTGACAATTCCACCGTCTTCCTGCATCGTCGCGGCCGATGAGGGCGAACTCTATGAAGCGCTGCGGAATGTGGTCGAGAATGCCATTCGCTACGCCCCCGAATCACCAATCTCAATCGACGTGTCATGCGAAAATTCGTTGGTGACGATCGTCGTCAGCGATCGAGGACCCGGCATGGAGCCCCGTGATCTCGAGAACGCATTCGATCGATTCTATCGCGGTGGGACGCGCAGCGGCGAAGGGTCGGGTCTCGGCCTCGCCATCGCAAAACGCGCCGTCGAACGCATCGGCGGAACGATTGAACTCAAAAGCCGGCGCGGTCTCGGTACGCAGGTTACCATCGCGCTGCCGCGGGCTCGTGAGACGTAA
- a CDS encoding FAD-dependent oxidoreductase: MMAGLLFARAGVSTVLLEKHADFLRDFRGDTIHPSTLDVMDELGVLESFLERPHQEVTKLSGNLGETLVTVADFTHLPTRCKFLAFMPQWDFLNFLVEKAAEYPSFDLRMQARAQELLWNDGRVAGVRAQTPNGPLDVRAKLTIAADGRESTLRGQASLQPIELGAPMDVLWLRLSKRSDDPHETFGYIRDGRIMALIDRGVYWQCAYVIPKGTQAQLHERGIEEFRKQIGAIVPFLSDRVDEIQTWDDVKLLTVRVNRLREWYRPGLLCIGDAAHAMSPIGGVGINLAIQDAVAAANILAPKLLRGDLTKRDLAAVQRRRESAARRTQLLQLFIQRNIIGRVLAQGRTPFLHRLPAVLRFLPFLPRIPGRLVGLGFRPEHVNAQ; encoded by the coding sequence ATGATGGCGGGACTGCTGTTTGCTCGCGCCGGCGTTTCGACCGTCCTCTTGGAAAAGCACGCCGACTTTCTGCGCGATTTCCGCGGCGACACGATTCATCCGTCGACACTCGACGTGATGGACGAGTTGGGCGTGCTCGAGTCGTTTCTGGAACGTCCACATCAAGAGGTAACCAAGTTATCGGGCAATCTCGGTGAGACGCTGGTTACCGTTGCAGATTTCACGCATTTGCCGACGCGCTGTAAGTTCTTGGCGTTCATGCCGCAGTGGGACTTCTTGAACTTTCTCGTCGAGAAGGCCGCCGAGTACCCCAGCTTCGATTTGCGGATGCAGGCGCGGGCGCAGGAACTCCTATGGAACGACGGACGCGTCGCCGGCGTGCGCGCGCAGACTCCAAATGGTCCGCTTGACGTTCGCGCCAAACTTACGATCGCCGCGGATGGCCGTGAATCCACCCTGCGCGGACAGGCGAGCTTGCAGCCGATCGAGCTCGGTGCGCCGATGGACGTCCTTTGGCTACGTCTGAGCAAGCGTTCCGACGATCCGCACGAAACCTTCGGATACATTCGCGACGGGCGCATCATGGCGTTGATCGATCGGGGCGTTTACTGGCAGTGCGCGTACGTCATTCCGAAGGGCACGCAGGCGCAGCTCCACGAACGCGGCATCGAAGAGTTTCGCAAGCAGATCGGAGCCATCGTACCGTTTCTTAGCGATCGCGTGGATGAAATCCAAACCTGGGACGATGTGAAACTGCTGACGGTTCGGGTGAACCGCTTGCGGGAGTGGTACCGTCCCGGACTTCTCTGTATCGGCGATGCCGCGCACGCGATGTCGCCGATCGGCGGAGTCGGAATCAATCTCGCCATTCAAGATGCTGTCGCCGCGGCGAACATCTTAGCGCCAAAGCTGTTACGCGGTGATCTTACGAAGCGCGACCTTGCGGCCGTGCAGCGGCGTAGGGAATCGGCTGCTCGCCGTACGCAATTGTTGCAGCTCTTTATTCAGCGCAACATTATCGGACGCGTCCTGGCGCAGGGGCGTACGCCATTCTTGCATCGGCTTCCAGCGGTGCTGAGATTCTTGCCCTTTCTTCCTCGCATCCCGGGACGGCTCGTCGGCTTGGGGTTTCGTCCCGAGCACGTCAACGCGCAGTGA
- a CDS encoding aldo/keto reductase, giving the protein MKASELFGERYFGLGGVPFGNEFAYVTDEDAYATIEAAWNAGVRYYDTSPWYGLGLAERRLGAFLHKQARSEYVLSSKVGKLLTASRDNNGKEYYPFSPSPNNLRYDYTADGVKRSIEDSLQRLGVDALDVVFVHDLSPDNSWLPGPWEEQFEIARNGAFPALSAMREQGVIKGWGLGVNSPEPILKLMEVTDADVCLLARQYSLIDHENALHHVFPKARECGMTFVVGSSLNAGFISGSARFNYGKENYKIPAEAIEKRERLRAVAARHGVDLRTAALQFSSAPDVASALVVGCASPAQVLADYTSLQTKIPHAFWLDLRSEALIESDAFIPPED; this is encoded by the coding sequence ATGAAGGCGTCCGAGCTGTTTGGGGAACGGTACTTTGGGCTGGGTGGGGTGCCGTTTGGCAACGAGTTCGCCTACGTCACCGATGAAGACGCGTATGCGACAATCGAGGCCGCCTGGAACGCCGGGGTGCGTTACTACGACACGTCTCCGTGGTATGGTTTGGGACTTGCCGAGCGGCGTCTCGGCGCGTTCTTGCACAAGCAGGCGCGAAGCGAGTACGTTCTCTCCTCGAAGGTCGGTAAGTTACTAACGGCGTCGCGCGACAACAACGGGAAAGAATACTATCCGTTCAGCCCTTCGCCGAATAATCTCCGTTACGATTACACCGCCGACGGCGTCAAGCGCTCGATCGAAGACAGTCTTCAGCGTTTAGGCGTCGACGCACTCGACGTCGTTTTCGTTCACGATCTCTCACCCGATAATTCATGGCTGCCGGGGCCCTGGGAGGAGCAGTTTGAGATCGCGCGCAACGGCGCGTTTCCCGCGCTCAGCGCGATGCGCGAGCAAGGCGTTATCAAGGGGTGGGGGCTTGGTGTCAACTCGCCCGAACCCATCCTCAAGCTGATGGAAGTCACCGACGCCGACGTGTGTCTCTTGGCCCGCCAATATTCATTGATCGATCACGAAAACGCTCTGCACCACGTCTTTCCCAAGGCGCGCGAATGCGGAATGACCTTTGTCGTCGGCTCATCGCTCAACGCCGGTTTCATCAGCGGAAGCGCTCGGTTCAATTACGGCAAAGAAAATTACAAGATTCCTGCGGAGGCAATCGAAAAACGCGAACGGCTGCGGGCGGTTGCGGCCCGGCACGGTGTCGACCTTCGCACGGCGGCGCTGCAGTTTTCGAGCGCGCCCGACGTCGCGTCGGCGTTGGTGGTTGGTTGCGCGAGTCCTGCGCAGGTGCTCGCAGATTACACATCACTCCAGACAAAGATTCCGCACGCGTTCTGGCTCGATCTTCGATCCGAAGCCTTGATCGAAAGCGATGCCTTTATTCCGCCTGAAGATTAG
- a CDS encoding multicopper oxidase domain-containing protein — MCPVYRLSARLAGLVLLLLVALPMRVLADADEPVSPNSTSLGLQPLTGVISPATPAPGESTVFQRADGAYQAIPAVRGRTKIFHIVERAAPWTLRPGLTVMANTYNGVVPGPVLLVHQGDTLVLDYTNDVTTPDSIHMHGIHGISDAMDGVAGISQSLVPRNGRFIYRFVADQPGTFIYHTHDNEAMLDSGLYGAIIVEPANARPVERGLAHDFLEMISSWQIQSAAENEFTLNGKEYPATRPLDVRSGERFRVRWVNISGEEFHTMHTHGHDQQIIARDASPVDYNDTEDTVLLGPGQRVDVAITANAKPGTWLVHCHVLDHIEDSAGMPSGLITAIHYAGTPNMMTAMYRAMTPASKPSAGGLSFGMTVVLGAIAGFTIFLGLPIARARRLSPQTVALLNALAIGILLYLVVEIAQNAIVPISQGLTAWRSGASPFPVVSIVVFVLGLLIGLVGLGSAATYVTRQAAQHAENPIVLAALIAIGIGAHNFGEGLAIGASAAAGATAVALALIVGFGLHNATEGFGVAAPLVGRVVPTWAQIGLAGLVAGGPTFIGTIVGYRFYSPTLSIFFLAIAVGALIFVIGELWSVLRRSGLTGFVTATMCAGFLLGLATELFLDINGG; from the coding sequence ATGTGCCCTGTCTACCGTCTGTCCGCCCGCCTCGCGGGGCTTGTGCTGCTTCTCCTCGTCGCCTTGCCGATGCGCGTGCTCGCCGACGCCGACGAGCCGGTTTCGCCAAACTCGACCAGCCTGGGGCTGCAGCCCCTCACCGGCGTTATTTCGCCGGCCACGCCGGCGCCGGGGGAGTCTACGGTATTTCAGCGGGCCGACGGCGCGTATCAAGCGATTCCCGCGGTTCGCGGCCGCACGAAGATCTTTCATATCGTGGAGCGCGCCGCGCCGTGGACGTTGCGTCCCGGCTTGACGGTCATGGCCAACACCTACAACGGCGTCGTTCCCGGACCGGTGTTGCTCGTCCATCAGGGTGACACTCTGGTGCTTGACTACACGAACGACGTGACGACGCCGGATTCGATTCACATGCACGGCATCCATGGCATTTCCGATGCGATGGACGGCGTCGCGGGCATATCGCAGTCGCTCGTGCCTCGCAATGGCCGCTTTATCTATCGCTTCGTTGCCGATCAGCCCGGGACGTTTATCTACCACACGCACGATAATGAAGCGATGCTCGATTCGGGTTTGTACGGTGCGATTATCGTAGAGCCGGCGAATGCGCGGCCGGTCGAACGCGGGCTCGCGCATGACTTCCTCGAGATGATTTCGTCGTGGCAGATCCAGAGCGCCGCGGAAAACGAGTTCACGCTCAACGGTAAGGAATATCCGGCAACGCGTCCGCTCGACGTGCGTTCCGGCGAGCGCTTTCGCGTGCGCTGGGTGAATATTTCAGGCGAAGAGTTTCACACGATGCATACGCACGGGCACGATCAGCAGATCATTGCTCGCGACGCATCACCGGTAGATTACAACGATACCGAGGACACGGTGCTGCTGGGACCGGGACAGCGCGTCGACGTCGCAATCACCGCAAACGCGAAGCCGGGAACCTGGCTGGTCCATTGCCACGTCCTCGACCATATCGAGGACTCGGCGGGAATGCCCAGCGGCTTGATTACCGCGATTCATTACGCCGGTACGCCCAACATGATGACCGCGATGTATCGAGCAATGACGCCGGCATCCAAGCCGAGCGCGGGCGGCTTGAGCTTCGGAATGACCGTGGTGCTCGGGGCAATCGCCGGCTTCACGATCTTTCTCGGCTTGCCGATCGCGCGGGCGCGCCGGCTTTCGCCACAGACGGTCGCACTCCTCAATGCGCTTGCGATCGGGATTTTGCTCTATCTGGTCGTCGAGATCGCGCAAAACGCCATCGTTCCAATTTCGCAAGGATTGACCGCGTGGCGCTCGGGCGCGAGCCCGTTTCCGGTTGTATCGATCGTGGTCTTCGTTCTCGGCTTGCTCATTGGACTCGTCGGCCTGGGCAGTGCGGCGACGTACGTCACTCGCCAAGCAGCGCAGCACGCCGAGAATCCCATCGTGCTCGCGGCATTAATCGCCATTGGAATCGGCGCGCATAATTTCGGCGAAGGATTGGCAATCGGCGCCTCGGCAGCGGCGGGCGCGACCGCCGTTGCCCTTGCGCTGATCGTCGGATTTGGGCTGCATAATGCGACCGAAGGGTTTGGCGTCGCCGCGCCACTGGTTGGGCGCGTCGTGCCGACGTGGGCACAGATCGGTCTCGCCGGTCTGGTCGCGGGGGGCCCTACGTTTATCGGCACGATCGTCGGCTACCGTTTTTACTCGCCGACCCTCTCGATCTTTTTCCTCGCCATTGCCGTCGGCGCGTTGATCTTCGTGATCGGTGAGCTCTGGAGCGTCTTGCGGCGAAGCGGCCTCACCGGATTCGTGACCGCGACGATGTGCGCGGGTTTTCTGCTTGGACTGGCGACGGAGCTCTTTCTCGACATCAACGGCGGTTGA
- a CDS encoding carboxypeptidase regulatory-like domain-containing protein, with protein MNLVVCLILTLAALSPAPEIAGTVADDKGKSVSGVPIFAVSIPSSNVIQKTVSESDGSFRFTGLASGSYGVEAETRSACAFSDAIQVDTGFTTAVHLRLVPGLCQHPLVNSASGPRALW; from the coding sequence ATGAACCTCGTTGTCTGCTTGATTCTGACGTTGGCAGCTTTATCGCCCGCACCGGAGATCGCGGGGACGGTTGCCGATGACAAGGGCAAATCCGTTTCCGGGGTGCCCATATTCGCCGTTTCAATACCGTCTAGTAATGTAATACAAAAGACGGTCTCGGAATCGGATGGCTCGTTCCGTTTTACGGGTCTAGCGTCAGGCTCTTACGGCGTTGAGGCTGAGACGCGCTCAGCGTGCGCATTTTCAGACGCAATCCAAGTGGATACCGGTTTTACGACGGCCGTGCACCTTCGCTTAGTTCCGGGATTGTGCCAACATCCGCTCGTTAACAGTGCTTCTGGCCCGCGCGCGTTATGGTGA
- a CDS encoding ATP-binding protein, protein MGVARRYRGSFPCSASGAREARREYVKFAAQRLSGRDLSDFETAIGEALANAVEHSHASTLTVTGFDDGERLVAEIRDDGRGFLPRLDIEPVRGALRGYGLYIMHQLLDEVEFSDDGRSLRLVKRLP, encoded by the coding sequence GTGGGGGTGGCTCGTCGTTATCGCGGATCTTTCCCATGTTCGGCCTCCGGCGCTCGGGAGGCTCGCCGCGAGTACGTAAAATTTGCAGCCCAGCGTTTGTCAGGTCGCGATTTGTCGGATTTTGAGACCGCGATCGGAGAGGCGCTGGCAAACGCTGTCGAGCACAGCCATGCATCGACGCTGACGGTCACGGGCTTCGACGACGGCGAGCGGCTCGTTGCGGAGATTCGGGACGACGGCCGAGGCTTTCTTCCCCGCCTCGACATCGAGCCCGTGCGCGGAGCGCTCCGCGGATACGGGCTTTACATCATGCATCAGTTGTTGGACGAAGTTGAGTTTTCCGACGATGGCCGCTCGCTGCGGCTGGTCAAACGCCTGCCCTAA
- the katG gene encoding catalase/peroxidase HPI, producing MENTIVELSEADQGQCPAGGAHVVPLRPRVNIDWFPELLDLSVLHRPSALSDPMELDFNYPREFNSLDLAAVKADIVALMTTSQEWWPADYGHYGPLFVRMAWHSAGTYRIGDGRGGAASGAQRFAPLNSWPDNANLDKARLLLWPIKQKYGRKISWADLMVLAGNCALESMGFRTFGFAGGRVDAWEPDESIYWGPEDEWLADKRYAGERDLEQPLGAVQMGLIYVNPEGPNGKPDPFTAARDIRETFSRMAMNDEETVALIAGGHTFGKAHGAADPSQYVGLAPAGAAIEEQNLGWRNSFGTGNADATITSGLEGAWTTTPTRWNNEYFDNLFNYDWELTKSPAGGFQWTPKNGAGAGTVPDAHNPSAKHAPMMFTTDLSLKVDPIYGPISKRFHENPHEFADAFAKAWYKLTHRDMGPVSRYLGPEVPPEPQIWQDPLPPLDHPLIDGNDIDALKERILNSGLTLSQLVTTAWASASTFRGTDKRGGANGARIRLAPQKDWAVNAPDELARVLQALEKVCDEFNASLAGGKKVSLADVIVLGGCAAIEQAAKNAGYDVHVNFLPGRTDATQENTDAHSFAVLEPPADGFRNYLGSVHARSPEQRLVDRAHLLTLTAPEMTALVGGLRVLGANAGGSKHGVFTKRPGTLTNDFFVNLLDMTGKWQPLGRGSIYECRDRRTGEVAWTGTSCDLIFGSNSQLRAIAEVYAIDDKHFVRDFVAAWEKVMNLDRFDLAVMRG from the coding sequence CCCTGCGCCCTCGCGTCAATATCGATTGGTTCCCGGAGTTATTGGACCTCTCTGTGCTGCACCGCCCGTCAGCACTCTCCGATCCGATGGAGCTCGATTTCAACTATCCGCGCGAGTTCAACAGTCTCGATCTTGCTGCGGTGAAAGCCGACATTGTTGCCCTCATGACCACGTCGCAGGAGTGGTGGCCCGCCGACTACGGTCACTACGGACCGCTCTTCGTTCGTATGGCCTGGCACAGCGCGGGCACGTACCGCATCGGCGACGGCCGCGGCGGCGCAGCGTCTGGCGCGCAGCGCTTCGCGCCGCTCAATAGTTGGCCCGACAATGCGAACCTCGACAAAGCACGTTTGCTGCTCTGGCCGATCAAGCAGAAGTACGGCCGGAAAATCTCGTGGGCCGATCTCATGGTTCTCGCCGGAAACTGCGCCTTAGAATCCATGGGTTTCAGAACGTTCGGGTTCGCCGGCGGTCGCGTCGACGCGTGGGAACCCGACGAAAGCATTTACTGGGGTCCGGAAGACGAATGGCTCGCCGACAAACGTTACGCGGGCGAGCGTGACCTCGAGCAACCGCTCGGGGCCGTGCAGATGGGTTTGATCTATGTGAACCCGGAAGGTCCGAATGGGAAACCCGATCCGTTCACCGCGGCGCGCGACATTCGCGAAACGTTCTCCCGTATGGCGATGAATGATGAAGAGACCGTTGCGCTGATCGCCGGCGGCCATACGTTCGGCAAAGCGCACGGTGCAGCGGATCCGAGCCAGTACGTCGGCCTGGCACCGGCCGGTGCTGCTATCGAAGAACAGAACCTTGGCTGGCGGAATTCGTTCGGCACGGGCAACGCCGACGCTACAATCACGAGTGGCCTCGAGGGTGCCTGGACAACAACGCCAACGCGCTGGAATAACGAATACTTCGACAACCTCTTCAATTACGATTGGGAACTCACCAAGAGTCCCGCGGGCGGCTTCCAGTGGACGCCGAAAAACGGCGCCGGTGCCGGCACCGTACCCGACGCGCATAATCCATCGGCAAAGCATGCCCCGATGATGTTCACGACCGACCTCTCGCTAAAGGTCGATCCAATCTATGGCCCGATCTCCAAGCGCTTCCACGAGAATCCTCACGAGTTTGCCGACGCCTTTGCTAAGGCGTGGTATAAACTGACGCATCGCGATATGGGTCCGGTCTCGCGCTATCTCGGTCCCGAGGTACCGCCCGAGCCGCAGATCTGGCAAGATCCCTTGCCGCCGCTCGACCATCCACTGATCGACGGTAACGATATTGATGCACTCAAAGAGCGCATTCTCAACAGTGGACTTACGTTGTCGCAACTGGTCACGACGGCCTGGGCATCCGCGTCCACGTTCCGCGGTACCGACAAGCGTGGCGGTGCAAACGGCGCGCGCATTCGGCTCGCGCCGCAAAAGGACTGGGCCGTTAATGCGCCGGACGAATTGGCACGAGTATTGCAAGCGCTCGAAAAAGTTTGCGATGAGTTCAACGCTTCGCTCGCTGGCGGCAAGAAAGTTTCGCTGGCCGACGTCATCGTGCTCGGTGGTTGTGCAGCGATCGAGCAAGCGGCGAAGAACGCCGGCTACGACGTACACGTGAATTTCCTTCCGGGCCGCACCGATGCGACGCAAGAGAACACCGACGCGCACTCATTCGCGGTCCTTGAACCGCCGGCCGACGGATTTCGCAACTACCTCGGCAGCGTGCACGCTCGTTCGCCGGAGCAGCGACTCGTCGACCGCGCCCATCTGCTCACCCTAACCGCTCCGGAGATGACCGCCCTCGTCGGCGGTTTGCGCGTGCTTGGCGCGAACGCCGGCGGCTCCAAGCACGGCGTTTTTACAAAGCGTCCGGGCACGCTGACGAACGACTTCTTTGTGAACCTGCTCGACATGACCGGGAAATGGCAGCCTCTCGGCAGGGGCTCCATCTACGAGTGCCGGGACCGCCGGACCGGCGAGGTGGCGTGGACCGGAACGTCCTGCGATCTGATCTTCGGCTCGAACTCACAGCTGCGCGCGATCGCCGAGGTTTATGCTATTGACGACAAGCACTTCGTTCGCGACTTCGTCGCCGCGTGGGAAAAGGTCATGAACCTCGATCGGTTCGATCTGGCCGTTATGCGGGGATAA